One window of the Pyrus communis chromosome 17, drPyrComm1.1, whole genome shotgun sequence genome contains the following:
- the LOC137723329 gene encoding uncharacterized protein isoform X2: MAPAQPDMEADQLQDCKPFVNPKVELVDDDTDIRRASLPNSASASEGKHMAPVVDIDIIQCTSNQDSTQPDPDATDEYSTSFAGTTSDTDNFSGFCEEGEVQSHSFEDNAMTSSFDAFASTFQTRKKKLTNHWRSFIRPVMWRCKWMELRIKEIEAQALKYSRDLRVAYDKKRHTGFDQRTLEEFGSKSLPFCSQLRRKKAMKRRKRKRVEDTTDIASYISNHNVFSYLENKRSDPDSTSIADDFNNAEQSADYNDKLGTGDNWAFFEYRDGDKSLEHVLWKIETVHYRVHKLKYQMDLVMSKNAARFSSSENLSVLVPCDAQTSSAHSPALSPGNGETNSAGAIYTSAQHVSGYNVGDLAMPESVVSSFVEGITVPDIIESTVGLPSAVDVTFHQPQFGDSSEDIVDNVLTHNEAAEAEKRAFQMINDQPKEEHQQPEKDLQEAVFPTPQSEPAPSAEVAVPQEQSTLESCLASDVNFPRNKRKRGERKAGSVVWSKKCSGEPDSQ; encoded by the exons ATGGCTCCTGCCCAACCAGACATGGAGGCTGACCAGCTCCAAGACTGCAAACCATTTGTCAACCCAAAAGTTGAACTTGTTGATGATGATACAGATATCAGAAGGGCTTCCTTGCCAAACTCTGCTTCGGCATCGGAGGGAAAACACATGGCTCCAGTCGTCGACATTGATATAATTCAGTGCACAAGTAATCAGGACAGTACTCAGCCTGATCCCGATGCAACGGATGAATATTCAACCTCATTTGCCGGCACTACGTCCGACACTGACAATTTTTCTGGATTTTGTGAAGAAGGTGAAGTGCAGTCACACTCGTTTGAGGACAATGCTATGACATCTTCTTTTGATGCATTTGCGAGTACATTTCAAACCAG GAAGAAGAAGTTGACAAATCACTGGAGGAGCTTTATACGTCCTGTAATGTGGCGCTgcaaatggatggaattgagaATCAAAGAAATTGAAGCACAAGCACTAAAGTATTCCAGAGACCTTCGAGTAGCATATGATAAAAAAAGACATACAGGATTCGACCAACGTACTTTGGAAGAATTTGGTTCAAAATCATTGCCATTTTGCAGTCAACTCCGCAGAAAGAAAGCTATGAAGAGGAGGAAACGCAAGAGAGTTGAAGACACAACTGATATAGCATCATACATCTCAAATCATAATGTCTTTTCCTATCTTG AAAATAAAAGATCCGATCCTGACAGCACGTCCATTGCTGATGACTTTAATAATGCAG AGCAGAGTGCTGATTACAATGATAAACTCGGTACTGGTGATAACTGGGCATTCTTTGAGTACCGAGATGGTGACAAGTCTTTGGAGCATGTCCTTTGGAAAATTGAGACAGTGCACTATCGGGTTCACAAGTTAAAGTATCAAATGGATTTGGTGATGTCCAAAAATGCTGCTAGGTTTTCTTCCAGCGAAAATTTGAGCGTTCTTGTACCCTGTGATGCACAGACCAGCTCTGCACATAGTCCAGCATTGTCTCCTGGCAATGGAGAAACAAACTCTGCGGGAGCTATATATACTTCAGCTCAACATGTATCAGGCTACAATGTTGGGGATCTCGCAATGCCTGAAAGTGTAGTCTCAAGTTTTGTGGAGGGAATCACTGTTCCTGATATAATTGAAAGCACTGTGGGACTACCGTCTGCTGTTGACGTTACCTTCCATCAGCCACAGTTCGGAGACTCAAGCGAAGAT ATTGTGGATAATGTCCTGACACATAATGAGGCTGCTGAAGCAGAGAAGCGCGCTTTCCAAATGATCAACGACCAACCTAAAGAGGAACATCAGCAACCAGAGAAAGACTTACAAGAAGCCGTTTTTCCAACTCCACAATCAGAACCTGCTCCATCGGCAGAAGTTGCTGTTCCTCAGGAACAATCAACTCTAGAGTCATGCTTGGCTTCCGATGTAAATTTTCCTAGAAACAAGAGAAAGCGAGGGGAGCGGAAAGCAGGTTCAGTTGTTTGGAGCAAGAAATGCTCAGGCGAGCCCGATAGCCAATGA
- the LOC137723151 gene encoding transcription factor bHLH153 isoform X2 — protein MNSCYVKVEGEEGIDVRKMTEQKRSPCAVDQSSITSLPSKRHKTDLSFSTKERKEKLGERIVALQQLVSPFGKTDTASVLLEAMEYIRFLHEQVKVLSAPYLQSTPTANTQELKPYSLRSRGLSLVPVSSTIGIAQSNGADIWAPIKTTSPKFENDISHFH, from the exons ATGAATTCCTGTTATGTAAAAGTCGAG GGAGAAGAAGGGATAGATGTAAGAAAGATGACAGAACAGAAACGAAGCCCCTGCGCCGTTGACCAAAGCAGTATTACTTCTCTTCCATCTAAACGACATAAGACTGATTTATCCTTCTCCACAAAG GAGAGGAAAGAGAAGCTTGGTGAACGGATTGTAGCTCTGCAACAGCTTGTTTCACCATTTGGAAAG ACAGATACAGCTTCTGTCCTTCTGGAGGCAATGGAGTACATACGCTTTCTTCATGAACAAGTTAAG GTGTTGAGCGCTCCATACCTCCAAAGCACACCGACAGCTAACACTCAG GAACTAAAGCCATACAGCTTGAGAAGCAGAGGTCTTTCTCTTGTTCCTGTCTCCTCTACCATTGGCATTGCTCAAAGTAATGGCGCAGATATCTGGGCGCCCATTAAGACGACTTCCCCCAAGTTTGAGAACGACATCTCACATTTCCATTGA
- the LOC137723151 gene encoding transcription factor bHLH153 isoform X1 produces MIVSSFCNAGATFSGEEGIDVRKMTEQKRSPCAVDQSSITSLPSKRHKTDLSFSTKERKEKLGERIVALQQLVSPFGKTDTASVLLEAMEYIRFLHEQVKVLSAPYLQSTPTANTQELKPYSLRSRGLSLVPVSSTIGIAQSNGADIWAPIKTTSPKFENDISHFH; encoded by the exons GGAGAAGAAGGGATAGATGTAAGAAAGATGACAGAACAGAAACGAAGCCCCTGCGCCGTTGACCAAAGCAGTATTACTTCTCTTCCATCTAAACGACATAAGACTGATTTATCCTTCTCCACAAAG GAGAGGAAAGAGAAGCTTGGTGAACGGATTGTAGCTCTGCAACAGCTTGTTTCACCATTTGGAAAG ACAGATACAGCTTCTGTCCTTCTGGAGGCAATGGAGTACATACGCTTTCTTCATGAACAAGTTAAG GTGTTGAGCGCTCCATACCTCCAAAGCACACCGACAGCTAACACTCAG GAACTAAAGCCATACAGCTTGAGAAGCAGAGGTCTTTCTCTTGTTCCTGTCTCCTCTACCATTGGCATTGCTCAAAGTAATGGCGCAGATATCTGGGCGCCCATTAAGACGACTTCCCCCAAGTTTGAGAACGACATCTCACATTTCCATTGA
- the LOC137722717 gene encoding uncharacterized protein, whose product MGALVAAMLVVLAVAVASGSSKEQLSTRECENLGFTGLALCSDCNSLAEYVKDQELVSDCMKCCTEDSDDSTTKITYSGAILEVCMRKLVFYPEIVGFIEEEKDRFSSVKVQYIFNSPPKLILLDDAGEHKETIRIDNWKREHILQFLQGKVKPASAI is encoded by the exons ATGGGAGCGTTGGTGGCGGCTATGTTGGTGGTGCTCGCGGTGGCAGTAGCTTCCGGTTCATCGAAGGAGCAGCTAAGCACAAGGGAATGCGAGAATCTTGGCTTCACAGGTCTCGCTTTGTGCTCTGATTGTAACAGTTTGGCTGAGTATGTTAAAGATCAAG AATTGGTATCTGACTGTATGAAATGTTGCACCGAGGATTCCGATGATTCCACAACAAAG ATCACGTATTCTGGTGCCATACTGGAAGTCTGCATGAGGAAACTGGTTTTCTATCCAGAAATTGTTGGCTTTATTGAAGAAGAGAAGGATCGGTTCTCTTCGGTCAAAGTTCAATACATTTTCAATTCTCCACCAAAGTTGATCCTTCTAGATGATGCAGGCGAACATAAGGAAACAATAAG AATCGACAATTGGAAGCGTGAACATATCTTGCAGTTTCTGCAAGGGAAGGTAAAGCCTGCTTCTGCAATCTGA
- the LOC137723329 gene encoding uncharacterized protein isoform X1, with translation MAPAQPDMEADQLQDCKPFVNPKVELVDDDTDIRRASLPNSASASEGKHMAPVVDIDIIQCTSNQDSTQPDPDATDEYSTSFAGTTSDTDNFSGFCEEGEVQSHSFEDNAMTSSFDAFASTFQTRKKKLTNHWRSFIRPVMWRCKWMELRIKEIEAQALKYSRDLRVAYDKKRHTGFDQRTLEEFGSKSLPFCSQLRRKKAMKRRKRKRVEDTTDIASYISNHNVFSYLENKRSDPDSTSIADDFNNAVITEQSADYNDKLGTGDNWAFFEYRDGDKSLEHVLWKIETVHYRVHKLKYQMDLVMSKNAARFSSSENLSVLVPCDAQTSSAHSPALSPGNGETNSAGAIYTSAQHVSGYNVGDLAMPESVVSSFVEGITVPDIIESTVGLPSAVDVTFHQPQFGDSSEDIVDNVLTHNEAAEAEKRAFQMINDQPKEEHQQPEKDLQEAVFPTPQSEPAPSAEVAVPQEQSTLESCLASDVNFPRNKRKRGERKAGSVVWSKKCSGEPDSQ, from the exons ATGGCTCCTGCCCAACCAGACATGGAGGCTGACCAGCTCCAAGACTGCAAACCATTTGTCAACCCAAAAGTTGAACTTGTTGATGATGATACAGATATCAGAAGGGCTTCCTTGCCAAACTCTGCTTCGGCATCGGAGGGAAAACACATGGCTCCAGTCGTCGACATTGATATAATTCAGTGCACAAGTAATCAGGACAGTACTCAGCCTGATCCCGATGCAACGGATGAATATTCAACCTCATTTGCCGGCACTACGTCCGACACTGACAATTTTTCTGGATTTTGTGAAGAAGGTGAAGTGCAGTCACACTCGTTTGAGGACAATGCTATGACATCTTCTTTTGATGCATTTGCGAGTACATTTCAAACCAG GAAGAAGAAGTTGACAAATCACTGGAGGAGCTTTATACGTCCTGTAATGTGGCGCTgcaaatggatggaattgagaATCAAAGAAATTGAAGCACAAGCACTAAAGTATTCCAGAGACCTTCGAGTAGCATATGATAAAAAAAGACATACAGGATTCGACCAACGTACTTTGGAAGAATTTGGTTCAAAATCATTGCCATTTTGCAGTCAACTCCGCAGAAAGAAAGCTATGAAGAGGAGGAAACGCAAGAGAGTTGAAGACACAACTGATATAGCATCATACATCTCAAATCATAATGTCTTTTCCTATCTTG AAAATAAAAGATCCGATCCTGACAGCACGTCCATTGCTGATGACTTTAATAATGCAG TAATCACAGAGCAGAGTGCTGATTACAATGATAAACTCGGTACTGGTGATAACTGGGCATTCTTTGAGTACCGAGATGGTGACAAGTCTTTGGAGCATGTCCTTTGGAAAATTGAGACAGTGCACTATCGGGTTCACAAGTTAAAGTATCAAATGGATTTGGTGATGTCCAAAAATGCTGCTAGGTTTTCTTCCAGCGAAAATTTGAGCGTTCTTGTACCCTGTGATGCACAGACCAGCTCTGCACATAGTCCAGCATTGTCTCCTGGCAATGGAGAAACAAACTCTGCGGGAGCTATATATACTTCAGCTCAACATGTATCAGGCTACAATGTTGGGGATCTCGCAATGCCTGAAAGTGTAGTCTCAAGTTTTGTGGAGGGAATCACTGTTCCTGATATAATTGAAAGCACTGTGGGACTACCGTCTGCTGTTGACGTTACCTTCCATCAGCCACAGTTCGGAGACTCAAGCGAAGAT ATTGTGGATAATGTCCTGACACATAATGAGGCTGCTGAAGCAGAGAAGCGCGCTTTCCAAATGATCAACGACCAACCTAAAGAGGAACATCAGCAACCAGAGAAAGACTTACAAGAAGCCGTTTTTCCAACTCCACAATCAGAACCTGCTCCATCGGCAGAAGTTGCTGTTCCTCAGGAACAATCAACTCTAGAGTCATGCTTGGCTTCCGATGTAAATTTTCCTAGAAACAAGAGAAAGCGAGGGGAGCGGAAAGCAGGTTCAGTTGTTTGGAGCAAGAAATGCTCAGGCGAGCCCGATAGCCAATGA
- the LOC137721805 gene encoding uncharacterized protein, with protein MQDPSNSQARNKPWYQRAIEMGSLWRSISNTSKSTQVPVSTSSTLWKTAVNVRSGHLESKTKTETRTKPCPPNVQSGGSSTTTGTNNHTFSAASSSSSSSSSSNNNIRHANKLRKCTSLKVATSFTRVCLCASISSYNEVFRAELPPRRSNSYPRTRSYSKPLGTTSSSTTAQTPQQAMSARRHSTDQGIRRVFRGKSLTDDVLMRRFVVEEEAMMQVRRRNQMEVIRRRSVMRRKRLGPSPLSRMVMAQVLEED; from the exons ATGCAAGATCCAAGTAACTCACAAGCAAG GAATAAGCCTTGGTATCAAAGAGCAATTGAGATGGGCAGTTTATGGAGAAGCATCAGCAATACTTCCAAGTCCACACAAGTTCCAGTGTCAACTTCATCCACGCTATGGAAAACCGCTGTTAATGTTAGGAGTGGGCACTTGGAATCgaaaaccaaaaccgaaacaCGAACCAAACCATGCCCGCCTAATGTCCAAAGTGGTGGCAGTAGTACTACTACTGGAACAAACAATCACACCTTTTCTGCAGCTTCCAGTTCCAGTTCGAGTTCGAGTTCCAGTAACAATAATATTAGACATGCCAACAAACTGCGAAAATGTACCTCTCTAAAGGTTGCCACTTCATTTACAAGGGTGTGCCTTTGTGCATCAATATCTTCCTACAATGAGGTTTTCAGAGCTGAGCTTCCCCCAAGAAGAAGCAATAGTTACCCGAGAACGCGATCGTATTCCAAGCCACTTGGTACAACTAGTAGCAGTACTACTGCACAAACACCACAACAAGCAATGAGCGCAAGACGACATAGTACCGACCAAGGAATCAGAAGAGTGTTTCGAGGTAAGTCATTGACCGACGACGTGTTGATGAGAAGGTTTGTTGTAGAAGAAGAGGCAATGATGCAAGTTAGAAGGAGAAATCAAATGGAAGTCATAAGGAGGAGAAGTgtgatgaggaggaagaggcTTGGCCCCAGTCCTCTTAGTAGAATGGTTATGGCTCAGGTTCTGGAGGAGGATTAA
- the LOC137723151 gene encoding transcription factor bHLH153 isoform X3, translated as MTEQKRSPCAVDQSSITSLPSKRHKTDLSFSTKERKEKLGERIVALQQLVSPFGKTDTASVLLEAMEYIRFLHEQVKVLSAPYLQSTPTANTQELKPYSLRSRGLSLVPVSSTIGIAQSNGADIWAPIKTTSPKFENDISHFH; from the exons ATGACAGAACAGAAACGAAGCCCCTGCGCCGTTGACCAAAGCAGTATTACTTCTCTTCCATCTAAACGACATAAGACTGATTTATCCTTCTCCACAAAG GAGAGGAAAGAGAAGCTTGGTGAACGGATTGTAGCTCTGCAACAGCTTGTTTCACCATTTGGAAAG ACAGATACAGCTTCTGTCCTTCTGGAGGCAATGGAGTACATACGCTTTCTTCATGAACAAGTTAAG GTGTTGAGCGCTCCATACCTCCAAAGCACACCGACAGCTAACACTCAG GAACTAAAGCCATACAGCTTGAGAAGCAGAGGTCTTTCTCTTGTTCCTGTCTCCTCTACCATTGGCATTGCTCAAAGTAATGGCGCAGATATCTGGGCGCCCATTAAGACGACTTCCCCCAAGTTTGAGAACGACATCTCACATTTCCATTGA